From the genome of Candidatus Nitrosocosmicus oleophilus, one region includes:
- the msrA gene encoding peptide-methionine (S)-S-oxide reductase MsrA: protein MNDPQAKNSNNTDGFEEITLANGCFWCTEAVFKRVRGIVSVIPGYSGGFLDDPSYDQVCTGETGHAEAIQIRFDPKIIPLEKLFEIFWYTHDPTTLNRQGNDVGTQYRSAIFYQTPKQKDTANLVKENIEKKKVYSNPIVTEITPFKNFYPAEKYHKNYYDNNKNVPYCSYVIDPKVQKLLSKFQDRVKNEYL, encoded by the coding sequence ATGAACGACCCACAAGCCAAAAATTCTAACAATACAGATGGTTTCGAAGAAATAACACTGGCAAACGGCTGCTTTTGGTGTACAGAGGCCGTTTTTAAGCGAGTTCGGGGAATTGTCTCAGTCATACCTGGATATTCAGGAGGATTTCTAGATGACCCATCGTATGACCAAGTTTGTACTGGTGAAACTGGTCATGCTGAAGCCATTCAAATCCGATTTGATCCAAAAATCATTCCTCTAGAAAAACTCTTTGAAATATTTTGGTATACTCATGATCCAACGACACTTAATCGACAGGGAAATGATGTGGGAACACAATATCGATCTGCCATTTTTTATCAAACACCAAAACAAAAGGACACAGCAAATCTCGTGAAAGAAAATATTGAGAAAAAGAAAGTTTACTCTAATCCTATAGTCACTGAAATCACCCCTTTTAAAAATTTCTACCCTGCTGAGAAGTATCACAAAAATTACTATGATAACAACAAGAATGTACCGTATTGTAGTTACGTGATCGATCCAAAAGTACAAAAATTATTATCAAAATTCCAGGACAGAGTAAAGAATGAATACTTGTAG
- a CDS encoding LLM class flavin-dependent oxidoreductase, whose translation MNDIHYCLEIWGTDYEKIKQTCLLAEELGYYGFYYGESLTEIDLDCWTVLSALIPITNKIKLGPVITYILPEYRSLALLVKQSITFQDLSNGRLEFRTGAGASLQYSLQWWYPFGINYPTATQRVDLFNEGIQLLSKFLENYDIDYGQSGRTVATNFEGLYYKIHGASFVKPKNRIPITVAAKQERMMKIAATYADVWECSYLTPNEYFTLNERFEKLLESQSKKEDKDQQNRKVKRSIELDVLIASTEQELDYKKKVFAMERGPGVYDQILKKGLVGNPAEVCARIREYVDLGITQFFLTFQDPFDLKSIELFMDTVKS comes from the coding sequence TTGAATGATATTCATTATTGTCTTGAAATTTGGGGAACGGATTATGAAAAAATTAAGCAAACATGCTTGTTAGCTGAAGAGCTTGGATATTACGGTTTTTATTATGGTGAATCGTTAACCGAAATTGACCTTGACTGTTGGACTGTTCTCTCCGCATTAATCCCAATTACTAATAAAATTAAACTCGGTCCAGTTATAACTTATATACTTCCGGAATATAGAAGCTTGGCTTTACTTGTAAAGCAATCAATTACCTTTCAAGATCTTTCAAATGGACGGCTTGAATTTAGAACAGGTGCTGGTGCAAGCCTCCAATATTCTCTCCAGTGGTGGTATCCTTTTGGAATAAACTATCCAACTGCAACTCAGCGTGTGGATTTATTCAACGAAGGCATTCAATTACTATCAAAATTCCTGGAAAACTATGATATAGACTACGGTCAATCTGGGCGCACTGTGGCTACTAATTTTGAGGGTCTATATTATAAAATACATGGGGCTTCATTTGTTAAACCTAAAAATAGAATTCCTATAACAGTAGCTGCCAAACAAGAAAGAATGATGAAAATTGCTGCAACCTATGCAGATGTATGGGAATGTTCCTATCTGACGCCAAACGAATATTTTACTTTAAACGAAAGATTTGAAAAATTATTAGAATCCCAAAGTAAGAAAGAAGATAAAGACCAACAAAATAGAAAGGTAAAGAGATCGATTGAATTAGATGTACTTATTGCTAGTACCGAGCAAGAACTCGATTACAAAAAAAAGGTATTTGCTATGGAGAGGGGACCAGGTGTTTACGATCAAATATTAAAGAAAGGTCTTGTGGGAAATCCTGCTGAAGTATGCGCAAGGATACGAGAATATGTGGACCTGGGTATCACCCAGTTCTTTCTCACATTCCAGGATCCATTTGATCTAAAATCCATAGAATTATTTATGGATACTGTCAAAAGTTGA
- a CDS encoding NAD-dependent succinate-semialdehyde dehydrogenase has product MISNNVPLKKNNITKSNEKPSNTIVTVNPATEEIIKEYRLISKEEITTLANKSKKAFKEWKKDYRKRSGFLYAFANEFKKEKERLARIATSEMGKTVKEARSEIDKCIWAVEYFADNGGVFLHDEVINTDARKSIVTFEPLGVIASLMPWNFPYWQALRFAAPSLIAGNTIILKPSSVTMQCGLEIERIFEKIGLPDNVFKTVIASSVEAEYLIDSDDVSAVTFTGSVPVGAKVAKHATAQLKKIVLELGGSDPFIVCEDADIDKASSGAVKGRFINCGQSCIASKRFIVVKNVASQFIEKFAEKTEKLRIGDPLSEETDIGPLVNSSALENIDEMVKRSLKEGAELVTGGQRLGKKNDGNEKGYFYKPTILKNVTPKMEVAREETFGPIAPVIVVEDEQEALEIANDTQFGLGASIWTQNLGKAEKYSKLLQAGIVTVNNVVVSDPRVPFGGIKNSGFGRELSKHGMFEFVNIKSIRFYDQLIHHHYVE; this is encoded by the coding sequence TTGATTTCTAATAATGTTCCTTTAAAAAAAAACAATATAACAAAAAGTAATGAAAAACCCTCTAATACTATAGTCACTGTTAATCCTGCTACTGAAGAAATAATTAAAGAATATAGACTAATTTCAAAGGAAGAAATTACAACTTTAGCAAATAAATCTAAAAAAGCTTTCAAAGAATGGAAAAAGGATTACCGAAAAAGATCGGGTTTTCTTTATGCTTTTGCGAATGAATTTAAGAAGGAGAAGGAAAGACTAGCTCGAATCGCTACTTCAGAGATGGGAAAAACAGTTAAAGAAGCCAGATCCGAAATAGACAAGTGCATCTGGGCTGTAGAATATTTTGCAGATAACGGTGGAGTGTTTTTGCACGATGAGGTTATCAATACGGATGCAAGGAAATCTATCGTCACATTTGAACCGTTAGGAGTAATCGCAAGTCTGATGCCCTGGAATTTTCCCTACTGGCAAGCCCTAAGGTTTGCTGCACCGTCACTGATAGCCGGTAATACCATTATCTTGAAACCATCCAGTGTTACTATGCAATGTGGTCTAGAAATCGAGAGGATTTTTGAAAAAATTGGTTTACCCGACAATGTTTTTAAGACAGTTATTGCTTCATCGGTCGAAGCAGAATACTTAATCGACTCTGATGATGTTAGTGCAGTTACTTTTACTGGCAGTGTACCTGTGGGTGCAAAGGTTGCCAAGCATGCAACAGCTCAATTGAAAAAAATAGTATTAGAGTTAGGAGGTAGCGACCCATTTATCGTTTGTGAGGACGCAGATATTGATAAAGCATCAAGTGGAGCTGTAAAAGGACGTTTCATAAACTGTGGACAAAGTTGTATAGCATCTAAACGCTTTATTGTCGTCAAAAACGTAGCTTCTCAATTTATTGAAAAATTTGCTGAAAAGACAGAAAAGTTAAGAATTGGAGATCCACTTTCAGAGGAAACAGATATAGGACCATTGGTAAACTCTTCTGCACTAGAAAATATTGACGAAATGGTAAAGAGATCTTTGAAAGAAGGTGCAGAATTGGTAACGGGTGGACAGCGATTAGGTAAGAAAAATGATGGCAATGAAAAAGGGTATTTCTACAAACCAACCATTTTAAAAAATGTTACTCCTAAAATGGAGGTAGCTCGAGAAGAAACATTTGGTCCGATTGCCCCCGTGATAGTAGTTGAAGATGAACAAGAAGCATTGGAAATAGCAAATGATACACAATTTGGTCTTGGTGCAAGCATTTGGACCCAAAATCTGGGTAAAGCCGAGAAATATTCAAAATTATTGCAGGCTGGAATTGTCACAGTCAATAATGTAGTTGTATCAGATCCAAGGGTTCCATTTGGAGGAATCAAAAATAGTGGATTTGGGAGGGAATTATCAAAGCATGGGATGTTTGAATTCGTAAACATCAAGTCTATAAGGTTCTATGATCAGCTGATACATCATCACTACGTTGAATAA
- a CDS encoding trimeric intracellular cation channel family protein, whose protein sequence is MIDLQFVFFYYPQILLFLDYFGTVAFAITGAFKAIEQKADIVGVVILSSVTGLAGGLIRDVIFREYPPAALTDPMYLILTIVTGFSIFFLYPRLKKHWNIFLKCDAIGLGVFTVIGASIAYSIFGPNFLLVSVGGLITATGGGILRDVLVNEIPLVFVRELYATASFVGVVVFFVLIISTDPVVAAISGIISATGIRLLAIKYAWNLPKVKI, encoded by the coding sequence ATGATTGACTTGCAATTTGTCTTTTTCTATTATCCCCAAATATTACTATTTCTTGATTATTTTGGTACAGTAGCATTTGCAATTACAGGAGCATTCAAAGCAATTGAACAAAAAGCCGACATCGTAGGAGTAGTTATTCTTTCTAGTGTTACTGGACTAGCAGGTGGATTGATACGAGATGTCATTTTTAGAGAATATCCTCCCGCTGCATTGACAGATCCGATGTACTTAATTCTAACCATAGTTACGGGCTTTTCTATTTTTTTTCTATATCCTCGGTTGAAAAAACACTGGAATATTTTTCTAAAATGTGATGCAATAGGATTGGGAGTTTTCACGGTAATTGGAGCAAGCATTGCTTATTCTATCTTTGGTCCAAATTTTCTTCTAGTTTCTGTTGGAGGTTTGATAACAGCTACAGGAGGAGGAATCCTAAGAGACGTCCTAGTAAATGAAATACCATTAGTATTTGTCAGAGAACTATATGCAACAGCTAGTTTCGTAGGAGTAGTTGTTTTTTTTGTATTGATAATCTCGACCGATCCAGTAGTGGCAGCAATCAGTGGAATTATTTCGGCCACAGGCATCAGGTTATTGGCCATAAAATACGCATGGAATTTGCCAAAGGTTAAAATTTGA